The stretch of DNA CGCGGGATACCTGGCCGACGGACGATCACACACTTGACGGACTGTTTGCCATCGCCGGTGATCGCATCAGCTTTTCAGTTTCCTCCAATGACCGCGAATTTGCTGATGTGGAACAGGCCTGGTTTTTCCCTGAACGGCGTCGGGTTCTCTCGCCAGGCCCACTGCGCGATGTCACTCTCTACCCCGGATTGATTCAGATCACCCATGGTCAGGCTCGTCGTCAGTTGACAGATCTGACTGAAATTGCCGGCTTGCTGGCCGTTGAACGTCGCAATGGTGAATTCGACGGTTTTGTCATTAACGCCACAGCAGCAACACCGGAAGGGCTGGCCGCACTGGCAACTGTTGCCGCTGAGCAAAGCAGCAGCAATACCGGCAGTGGCGCCAGCGATGCGCCCGGCCTGCTGATGATCATGGTATTTGCGCTGGCCGGCGGTTTGATCCTGAACCTGATGCCGTGTGTGTTTCCCGTCTTGTCTTTGAAAGTGCTTAACCTGACATCCAAAAGTGGCTCGTCGGTCGCGCAATATCGCATTCATGGCATCGCGTACACGTTGGGTATTGTTTTGTCGTTTATGCTGTTGGCCTCAATCCTGCTGGCCCTGCGGGCGGGTGGTGAGGCAGTCGGCTGGGCATTTCAGCTGCAGTCTCCCTGGTTTGTGGCGGCCTTGGTATTCCTGTTTTTTGTGATTGGCTTGAGTCTGTCAGGTATTTACGAATTCGGAACCTCATTTATGGGGGTTGGCAGCAATCTGACAACCGGTAATGGTTACCGGGCTTCATTCTTTACGGGAGTGCTGGCGACGGTGGTTGCCAGCCCCTGTACAGCGCCTTTCATGGGTGCGGCTCTTGGTTTTGCCCTGTCGCAGTCGTGGGCGGTGGCCATGATTGTGTTTGCCTTCCTGGGACTTGGTATGGCTCTGCCGTTCCTGATTCTGTCATTCAGTCCGGCTCTGATGCGCCATATGCCGAAGCCAGGCCCATGGATGGAGACATTCAAGGAGTTTATGGCCTTCCCGATGTACGCGGCCGCTCTCTGGTTGCTGTGGGTGCTGGGTACGCAGGTCGGCGTTAACGGCATGGTAGCGGTTGCTTCCGGTGCGCTGGCGATGGCACTGGCGCTGTGGTTGTTGCAGAAAAGTAACGGACGCAGTGTCGCCCTGCAATGGGCCGGTCGTCTTACCAGCCTGGCATTGATTATCGCTGCACTCTCAGTGCTTCGTACCCCGTTGCTGTTGCCTTCGGGGGGTGGTGTGGATATGACCGGCGAAGCTTACAGCGCAGAGTTTGAACCATTTTCCAGTGCCCGTGTCGAAGAATTGCGCGCCAATGGTCAGCCAGTACTGGTTAATATGACCGCTGCCTGGTGTATTACCTGCCTGGCTAACGAGCAGACAACGCTGAGTACACGGCGTGTACAGCAGGCCATGGTGGATTATGGGATCACCTATATGAAGGGCGACTGGACCAATCAGGATCCTGAGATCACTCGCGTGCTGGATGCTTTTAACCGGCCCAGCGTTCCTTTGTATATCTTGTATCCCGGCAATACCAGCGATGAGCCGATCATATTGCCGCAACTGCTGACACCAGGCATTGTTATTGATGCGCTGGCCAGCCTCTGAGTCAACCGGCCAAAAAGGAGAGTGAGCCCTTGAATATCAGGTCAAACACTCCGCTGGTTAATTTTGCTGCGACAGCTGCATTAGTGGCACTCAGTGTCTATTTGCTGGTGGTAGGGCAGCAACTTTTCTTACCACTGGTTATCGCCATCGTTTTCTGGTTTTTGATCAATGTGCTGGCCAGTCTGATTGTCCGCCTCAGGCTGGGTTCGGTGACTATCCCGCGACCTCTTTGTTTTCTGGCCGCTGTTCTGGTGCTATTCGCAGTTGTTGGCATCATCGTGCAGTTTGTCAGTGGCAGCCTGAATGACCTGGGCAGTGTGGCTCGCGTTTACGAGGCTAATCTGCGCAGTTTCTGGCAGTCGCTACCGTTTACTGCGGAATTCCCGGCTGGCGGATTCTCCCAGGTGTTGACTGAGTGGCTGGATATTTCTGCCATGATTACGGCGCTTGCGTTGACCTTTACAGGTTTGGCGGCTGATGGGGTGCTGATCACCATTTATGTCGGATTTCTGTTGTTTGAACAGGGTAATTTCAATCAAAAATTATCGGCTCTGGTTGGCAATCCTGAACGCGAGAAGCGGGTCAGGCGGATCATTGAAAAAGTCCGAGCGGACATTCAGAAGTATATCACCATCAAGCTTTTCACCAGCGCACTCACAGGTACGCTGAGTTACCTGATTCTGCGTCTGCTGGGCGTCAATTTTCCGGAAGTATGGGGCGTATTGATATTTTTGCTGAATTTCATTCCGACAGTCGGGTCAATTATTGCGACAATATTTCCGGCATTGATCGCCCTGGCACAGTCAACCGATGGTATCTATTTATCTCTGACAGTGCTGATTCTGATCGGTGCTCTGCAGGTGACAATTGGCAACATTATTGAGCCTCGTCTGATGGGTACGTCTCTCAATCTGAGTCCGGTTGTGATCCTGTTTAATCTTGCCCTGTGGGGATATATCTGGGGCGTCGCCGGCATGTTCCTCTGCGTGCCATTTTTGATTATCACCACGATAGTATTATCGCATTTCCCGAAAACCCGGCCAGTTGCTATTCTGCTGTCAAGTAACGGGCAGGTTGACCTGCCTGAGGACTGAGACAGTTCTGCACAAATACCGGCAGAAGAGTATAATCTGCGGCCATAAATGATACTGACGGACCTGAGCGTCCGGTTGATTATGGAAGGTTTGATGAAAAGTAACGAGATTCGCCAGTCATTTCTGAACTATTTCAAGTCCAGGGGGCATGAGGTTGTGCCCAGCAGTTCACTGGTGCCGGGCAACGATCCGACGTTGTTGTTTACCAACGCGGGCATGGTGCAGTTCAAAGACCTTTTTCTTGGATCAGAGGTCCGTTCTTATCAGAGGGCGGTTAGCTCTCAGCGTTGTGTGCGAGCCGGTGGCAAGCATAACGATCTGGAAAATGTCGGTTATACCGCCCGTCATCACACCTTTTTCGAGATGCTGGGTAATTTCAGTTTCGGCGACTACTTCAAAGAGGACGCTATAAGCTATGCCTGGGAGTTTTTGACTGAGGTCCTGAGGCTGCCAAAGGACAAGCTCTGGGTTACCGTTTAC from Pseudohongiella spirulinae encodes:
- a CDS encoding AI-2E family transporter — its product is MNIRSNTPLVNFAATAALVALSVYLLVVGQQLFLPLVIAIVFWFLINVLASLIVRLRLGSVTIPRPLCFLAAVLVLFAVVGIIVQFVSGSLNDLGSVARVYEANLRSFWQSLPFTAEFPAGGFSQVLTEWLDISAMITALALTFTGLAADGVLITIYVGFLLFEQGNFNQKLSALVGNPEREKRVRRIIEKVRADIQKYITIKLFTSALTGTLSYLILRLLGVNFPEVWGVLIFLLNFIPTVGSIIATIFPALIALAQSTDGIYLSLTVLILIGALQVTIGNIIEPRLMGTSLNLSPVVILFNLALWGYIWGVAGMFLCVPFLIITTIVLSHFPKTRPVAILLSSNGQVDLPED
- a CDS encoding protein-disulfide reductase DsbD family protein codes for the protein MPKSLVLIASSLFLVLLSLTARAEVYYGDEIEVELIAETTNAVPGETLWTAIRLTPTEGWHTYSKWPGDSGDATMIHEWRLPQGATAGEIQWPVPTWLPFPGTDLVTFSYKEEVLLMVPIEVPADFRGDTFDMTAHVEWQVCDLICLIEDAEISLSVPATGGTLEPNPQWADAFAATRDTWPTDDHTLDGLFAIAGDRISFSVSSNDREFADVEQAWFFPERRRVLSPGPLRDVTLYPGLIQITHGQARRQLTDLTEIAGLLAVERRNGEFDGFVINATAATPEGLAALATVAAEQSSSNTGSGASDAPGLLMIMVFALAGGLILNLMPCVFPVLSLKVLNLTSKSGSSVAQYRIHGIAYTLGIVLSFMLLASILLALRAGGEAVGWAFQLQSPWFVAALVFLFFVIGLSLSGIYEFGTSFMGVGSNLTTGNGYRASFFTGVLATVVASPCTAPFMGAALGFALSQSWAVAMIVFAFLGLGMALPFLILSFSPALMRHMPKPGPWMETFKEFMAFPMYAAALWLLWVLGTQVGVNGMVAVASGALAMALALWLLQKSNGRSVALQWAGRLTSLALIIAALSVLRTPLLLPSGGGVDMTGEAYSAEFEPFSSARVEELRANGQPVLVNMTAAWCITCLANEQTTLSTRRVQQAMVDYGITYMKGDWTNQDPEITRVLDAFNRPSVPLYILYPGNTSDEPIILPQLLTPGIVIDALASL